From the Xenopus laevis strain J_2021 chromosome 7L, Xenopus_laevis_v10.1, whole genome shotgun sequence genome, the window TGTCAGAAATTGGCTCCACCTTTATCTGTGGGACCCCTGAAGAGGAGGATGTAGATGATGCAGCTTCTAAAGGCCGTTCCCTCTGCTTCTTGCCCAGTGGAGGGGGTTGCAGTTTAAACTTAAAGGGTGGTTCCTCAGGAGGCAGATGCAGCGGCTTTTCTGGGCGTTGAGGCTGAGGAACCACAATGCTTGGGTAGTGCAGGAATGCCCGCGGGCTGAGGTGGTAATTATAGACGCTCTGTGTGTGTGCCTGCAGGTAGCGCTTCATGTCTTCAGGATTGAAAGAAAAGTGACTACTCCCTGGGTACATGGGGCTTAGTGTGGGTGACGGGGTGTAGTTCATGTGGTTGGGAGTCATGGACAGGGCAGGTGAGAGCTGTGGAGGGAGAAGACCCGCTGGTGCACCCATGGGTGACACTGGGAATGGGCTGAGAGGCTCGGGCACCCGTGGACGAGGGTAGATCCTAAAGATGCCGTCAGGGGTAATTCGTGGAAGGTGAGGGCTCCTAAATGCAGGAATGTCAGGCCCTGGGCCTCTGCGGTGCTGCTCTTCGCTTATACTTTCCTCTACTTCAGAGTTAGCAGAGGTGCCATCACTGCAGTCACTGACTGAACCCCGGGCCAATCGCCGTGCCACAGAAGAAAAGAGGGTGGGTGATCGCAGCTCTTCAGTGGGAGATAAGATATCTGAGGGGGTGCATGGAGGGAAGCGGAAATGTGTACCTCCGGAAGGAACTGGTGGGGCACTCTGAGGAACCGGCCCTCCTATAAAAGAGAAACAAGAACTTTATAGTATACtcattatatatatgatatagtgaataaagtaccccctattgtaaaagataaggataCTATAAGTGACCAAGGACCATATcaaaagcacaaggatgaaggcagagtgcttttatccaggtcatggaacttcgaggtgacttagaatatcctcatgttttccaacaaggggtaatttattaattataatacacaagtttcagtgaatcatgtgacattacatcactactcactgtttataaggatataatttacaagatattcatggctttgtgtattaaatgtatatacacacacacacacacctaggCTGCCATTCTAAAGTAATATCACACTAGATTTGGAGGACAAACAAAGGTCGCTCTTACAGTCCTGCGAGTGACATGCTTCCTATTCCTCAAAACCACTAATATGGCCAtaatgtatagcaaatgtgctgCCCTATAGCCACTCAGCAATTAGTTGGACTTGCACTTACCTGTCATGCCCATGTCGATGAATGGGTAGTTCACTAGCACCAGTTTGTTAAAGTTGAACTTGTAGGTAAAGCGTTTGCCTTTGGTTTTATGGAGAATCCTCTTGTTATAATAATACCTGGGAAAAAAGGCGGGAAGAGCATAAATACCAAAATCACACTGGCCATTTGTCTACACCTTGGCTGACACAGAATATTGACATTATTATTACCCAGTTAGTAGGGGTAAAATTCCCATCAAATTTTCCCTGCTGAATTGCGTGTTATAGTTACATGGTATCAGCAATATTTATGGGGGGTTCAATCATTTTTAGTCAAGAGTCTTTGTTTTAACACTGTAATTATCTTTGGTCCTTAAACTGTATGCAGTGTATATTTTACTTGCTGTAACCCTGTAATTAACCCCAGCCAAACAACCTGTCATTCACACACAGCCAGGTGTACCCGAGGCACGAAGGCcttgtaattaaaggggtggtacacctttaaattaacttttagtatgatgtagagagggatttcTGAGaaatttgacagttggtttaaatgaccctagcaacaatgcattgatttgaataagagactggaatatgaagagtagcaataaaaaaaaaaaagtagcaataacaatacatttgtagcttaactgaacatttgttttttagattgggtcagtgacccccatttgaaagctggaaagagttagaagaaggtggcaaatcattcaaaatctatatatatatatatatatatatatatatatatatatatatatatatatatatatatatatatatatatatatatatatatatatatatatatatatatatatatatatatataaaaaaaaaaagacggcaaattgaaaagttgcttcgaattggccattctagaacatattaaaggttaactTGCTTGTGCTGCAAATATAAACGTGGGACAGTGTTGCAGTCTGTAACCCTCATCATTATGGTTCGGAGTTCTGAGTGGCATATACATAGGACTGCCTGTTCATTTCTATAGGCAGAAAACAGCCGTATTCCTGGAGATGGCCCCCTGGCTTAAACAGTGAAAGAAGCCAGAAATGATTTTACCCGCTTCAGTATGAGGCATAGCACCCTCCTGCTTATGAGTCAACAAACAGAATTTCGGCCATTGCACAATGAGAGCTTACATGCTCTGGAACCTGCGACCCCTGCTAAAACTCTTTACTTTTCATCATGGACAGCACCATTCACaggaaagttttctttaaaacgcTTTTATTTAGACATGGGCACCGACCCAGAAAACTTTTGCCataaaataagtagggatgcaccgaatccaccattttggattcggctgcaCCCCCTAATCATTCATCAAAGATTTGTCTGAAAACaatcttttacttccttttttttttttatgacagtcatgtgatttccctctctgccccctaacttgcatatgcaaattagaattcggtttggccaggcagaatgattcagccgaattcgaatcctgaaaaaggaagaatcctggccaaatcctggattcagtgcaaccctatAAGTTACCTAGCCTATGCACATAACAACGCAATGCCCCCTTGCTCACCTGAGTGCCCGGCTCAGCTTATCATAATTCATCTGTGGTTTGCATTTGCGAGCGCCCCACAGACGCGCCACTTCGTCCGGGTCTTTGATGACAAACTCTCCATAGTCTCCCTGCCAGGCAATGACATCGTGATACTCCTCTTTCCTCAGCAACTCTAGAATGAAATGCCACAGCTGGATCTGTCTCGAGCCCGGGCTAGACTCCGGTTTATAGGCCCAGTCAGGAAAGGCAAACCCTGTTTTTTGGAAAGGAAGACAGCATGtgttattatacaatata encodes:
- the erf.L gene encoding ETS2 repressor factor L homeolog; this translates as MKTPAEPGFAFPDWAYKPESSPGSRQIQLWHFILELLRKEEYHDVIAWQGDYGEFVIKDPDEVARLWGARKCKPQMNYDKLSRALRYYYNKRILHKTKGKRFTYKFNFNKLVLVNYPFIDMGMTGGPVPQSAPPVPSGGTHFRFPPCTPSDILSPTEELRSPTLFSSVARRLARGSVSDCSDGTSANSEVEESISEEQHRRGPGPDIPAFRSPHLPRITPDGIFRIYPRPRVPEPLSPFPVSPMGAPAGLLPPQLSPALSMTPNHMNYTPSPTLSPMYPGSSHFSFNPEDMKRYLQAHTQSVYNYHLSPRAFLHYPSIVVPQPQRPEKPLHLPPEEPPFKFKLQPPPLGKKQRERPLEAASSTSSSSGVPQIKVEPISDTEEDEEELMVEVTDISEEEEEDEEVFKAPSAPEQKAPPPAPFGREEEPVHSGGESGRCIPLKLRFKRRWSEDQRLEAEGVGGEESDKKVRGNQEELILPPQPAGVPCRRVSTDLQRATEELSLENRDS